The Penaeus monodon isolate SGIC_2016 chromosome 33, NSTDA_Pmon_1, whole genome shotgun sequence genome includes a window with the following:
- the LOC119594138 gene encoding peritrophin-44-like isoform X2 codes for MWFPLLGMCGIGVNSLEVCAPDCTNKDPGDMVVDPKDCTQFYYCLANEMPANNPIPCEEGHVFDTATGSCVLGTECINICSSKECNYVCNDNLEVVSDPQDCGQYYLCSPSGMVGPIQCPDDRPFFNGEACINKYECCSDPCIPYCVAAGSQIPDPKNCSMFYVCLEDGLPSEDLHFSCPDGANFDVTVGFCFEGAQCQFLCLDPPSTTEAITTTQATTPLQCLSSFVCTEVGSFQKFPTCVPEYYACYAEGVCAVLEKCKEGMVFNPVPEYPYCIVPEMCPYTPV; via the exons ATGTGGTTCCCTCTGCTG GGCATGTGTGGCATTGGGGTGAACAGCCTGGAGGTGTGCGCCCCCGACTGCACCAACAAGGATCCCGGCGATATGGTCGTTGACCCCAAAGACTGCACTCAGTTCTACTACTGCCTCGCCAATGAGATGCCGGCCAACAACCCTATTCCGTGTGAAGAAGGTCATGTTTTCGATACTGCAACCGGCTCCTGTGTTCTCGGGACAGAATGCATCAATATCTGCAGTTCTAAAGAATGCAACTACGTCTGCAACGATAATTTGGAGGTGGTCAGCGACCCCCAGGATTGTGGTCAGTACTACCTCTGTTCTCCGTCTGGCATGGTAGGTCCTATCCAGTGCCCCGACGATAGGCCTTTCTTCAACGGCGAGGCATGCATCAACAAGTACGAATGCTGCTCGGACCCCTGCATCCCGTACTGCGTGGCGGCAGGCAGCCAGATCCCGGATCCGAAGAACTGCTCGATGTTCTACGTGTGTCTCGAGGATGGACTTCCGTCGGAGGACCTACACTTCTCGTGTCCTGACGGCGCGAACTTCGACGTGACGGTCGGCTTTTGCTTCGAGGGCGCTCAGTGTCAGTTTCTTTGTCTAGATCCACCGTCGACAACTGAAGCCATCACGACGACACAGGCGACCACTCCTCTTCAGTGTCTGAGCAGTTTCGTGTGCACGGAGGTCGGCTCGTTTCAGAAGTTCCCGACGTGCGTCCCGGAATACTACGCGTGCTATGCCGAAGGGGTATGTGCGGTCCTCGAGAAGTGCAAGGAAGGCATGGTGTTCAATCCTGTACCGGAATATCCCTACTGCATTGTGCCCGAGATGTGTCCTTATACCCCGgtctaa
- the LOC119594138 gene encoding peritrophin-48-like isoform X1: MWFPLLVSLAGMCGIGVNSLEVCAPDCTNKDPGDMVVDPKDCTQFYYCLANEMPANNPIPCEEGHVFDTATGSCVLGTECINICSSKECNYVCNDNLEVVSDPQDCGQYYLCSPSGMVGPIQCPDDRPFFNGEACINKYECCSDPCIPYCVAAGSQIPDPKNCSMFYVCLEDGLPSEDLHFSCPDGANFDVTVGFCFEGAQCQFLCLDPPSTTEAITTTQATTPLQCLSSFVCTEVGSFQKFPTCVPEYYACYAEGVCAVLEKCKEGMVFNPVPEYPYCIVPEMCPYTPV; encoded by the exons ATGTGGTTCCCTCTGCTGGTTAGCCTGGCT GGCATGTGTGGCATTGGGGTGAACAGCCTGGAGGTGTGCGCCCCCGACTGCACCAACAAGGATCCCGGCGATATGGTCGTTGACCCCAAAGACTGCACTCAGTTCTACTACTGCCTCGCCAATGAGATGCCGGCCAACAACCCTATTCCGTGTGAAGAAGGTCATGTTTTCGATACTGCAACCGGCTCCTGTGTTCTCGGGACAGAATGCATCAATATCTGCAGTTCTAAAGAATGCAACTACGTCTGCAACGATAATTTGGAGGTGGTCAGCGACCCCCAGGATTGTGGTCAGTACTACCTCTGTTCTCCGTCTGGCATGGTAGGTCCTATCCAGTGCCCCGACGATAGGCCTTTCTTCAACGGCGAGGCATGCATCAACAAGTACGAATGCTGCTCGGACCCCTGCATCCCGTACTGCGTGGCGGCAGGCAGCCAGATCCCGGATCCGAAGAACTGCTCGATGTTCTACGTGTGTCTCGAGGATGGACTTCCGTCGGAGGACCTACACTTCTCGTGTCCTGACGGCGCGAACTTCGACGTGACGGTCGGCTTTTGCTTCGAGGGCGCTCAGTGTCAGTTTCTTTGTCTAGATCCACCGTCGACAACTGAAGCCATCACGACGACACAGGCGACCACTCCTCTTCAGTGTCTGAGCAGTTTCGTGTGCACGGAGGTCGGCTCGTTTCAGAAGTTCCCGACGTGCGTCCCGGAATACTACGCGTGCTATGCCGAAGGGGTATGTGCGGTCCTCGAGAAGTGCAAGGAAGGCATGGTGTTCAATCCTGTACCGGAATATCCCTACTGCATTGTGCCCGAGATGTGTCCTTATACCCCGgtctaa